A stretch of DNA from Verrucomicrobiota bacterium:
CTGTGGTTGGTATTCAGCTCTCCAACGTCAAGGTGTCCAATCGGAGGGAGCGCAGCTTCCGAAGATTTGGACAACCGACTGGTTGAACAAAGCCTCTACGCGGCAGAAGGGGTTGAGTGTGCATGGGGTTTGAAAAACCGGCAGCCTATCGCTAGACTACCGGTCTTATGAAACATAAAAAAAGTAAGTACAACCAAAATCGAAAACCCGCTTTATTACAATCACAAATACGATTGTATGAAGCTCTTTGCCGAGCATTTTCACCTCAAGGACGTGTCGCTGCGGACGATGCAGGCCTACTACCGTGCGCTGCGCTTGCTCTATGAGCATTTCGGGAAGAATCCGAAGTATACTGTCGCACGTTAAGTTTTGTGATTCTCAAAGAACTGGAATTTGAGAGTAAGCAACGACTCAAGTTCAGCCTTATCTTCATTGGATAATTTTTCAAGACAGTGGTCGATGCGTGTTTGAACTTGTCAAAGGTTTCATAGTAACGGTTGGCCAGACAACGTTTTTTAACCAGTTTCCAAAGTCTTTCTATTAAATTCAAATTGGGACTGTACGATGGCAGAAACAGTAATTCGATATTCAGTTCTTCGGCTTTTTGCATCACGGTCCGGCAGCGTTGGTATCGAGCGTTGTCAAGAATCAGGGTAATGGAATCTTCTTCGTATTGGCTCCTTATTTTTTCAATCAGTTCGCACACCGTCAACGCATTGATGTAGCCGGTGTTTTTGATGCTTATGATTTCCTTGCTATGGCTGTCGAGCGCTCCCAGCACGTTGTAACGCTGCCGTCCGGATGATGTCTTGATAAACGGACGGACGAAACACCATACCATTCCATTCCGAGAAACGCGCCCAGGACAAAATGGGCGGCGTCCACGAAAAACACCTTGCGTTGGCCTCTGGAGGCCTCTTCCAGACGGGGCTTCATCTCCTCGCGATAGAAATCGAATTGGAGTTGCGGATCCGCTTTTGATGGAATCGATGAACATTTCCTCAGTGACATTCCCATTTTTTTCATGATCCTGCGCGTTTGGGATTCCGATAACTTCAGCCTCGTCATTTTTTCTATTCGCGCCACCGCGTCCTTGGCGTTTTGCACGGGTATGATTCTAAAGGAACACTCGATGCATTGCATAAAGGGCTCCAATGAACCGGACGGACAATAATAGCGATTCTCAATCAATTCACCTATGCCGCCATCGCGGAATAGTTTGATATAATTGGTCACCGTATTGGCGGAGAGCTTCATGCAAGCGGAGATGAAGGTGTTGTTCGCCCCTTCATGATGCATGGTAATCACCAAAAGCCTGTTTTTATTGCGCTGGTCGATCATGGGGTCGTCAAGAGCCTCGTGAATGTCGGAGATATCCTGATCGGTCAATTGCAGTTTAATCATGTATCCATAATACAGATACTTATACTGCGGTCAATGAAATCATCATCCTTTTTCACAAAAGTTGTTGCGCGTCAGTATAACTAGAAAGAACTTTCGCATAACTATTAGTATACGTGATTATTTTAATGGGATAAGTATTCTCAATTTGAAGAATGAGTTTTTTTAAGTAGCTAATGATCATGTCAAAGGATGATTGTATGCGGAGATTTATCAATGCCAATTTCCTTGTAAAACATGATTCAGAGTCAAGCTGTGTTAGCATTGATGAAAACGTGGATTCAGAAAGTGCGGGAGCCCGAACGGGGGTTGGACAAGGGGAATCGTAATGCATGGTGGATTACCCAGAGGTGGTATCTGAAATATGTTTTTCAGCGCGGCGAGAGTCACTTGTAGATGTGTCGTCAATATTTCCTCGGTAGTGCGAAACAAGAGCCAGGCGATCCAACTAGTCGTGACAATGGCAAAGTGTTATGGAAGGAAGCCGTTCTGATCAGGCCGAATCTCACCGACTGGCAGAAGGAGGAATCGG
This window harbors:
- a CDS encoding winged helix-turn-helix domain-containing protein; its protein translation is MIKLQLTDQDISDIHEALDDPMIDQRNKNRLLVITMHHEGANNTFISACMKLSANTVTNYIKLFRDGGIGELIENRYYCPSGSLEPFMQCIECSFRIIPVQNAKDAVARIEKMTRLKLSESQTRRIMKKMGMSLRKCSSIPSKADPQLQFDFYREEMKPRLEEASRGQRKVFFVDAAHFVLGAFLGMEWYGVSSVRLSRHHPDGSVTTCWERSTAIARKS